Proteins from a genomic interval of Rhodoflexus caldus:
- a CDS encoding sigma-54 interaction domain-containing protein, whose product MNDIQSIKQRFGIIGNSPALNHAIQVATQVAATDLTVLITGESGSGKESFSKIIHNLSARKHNNFIAINCGAIPEGTIDSELFGHEKGSFTGATEARKGYFEVTDGGTIFLDEIGEMPLGTQARLLRVLENGEFIKVGSSKVQKTNVRVVAATNVDLLKAAEQGKFRLDLYYRLNTVPIYIPPLRERGNDIELLFRKFATDFAERYRVKPVTLDEGAKQLLLNYPFPGNIRQLKNIAEQVSLLETNRDINAATLAKYLPPVNNASKPASLLPAVTGDQRDEQLSERDLLYKVLFDLRRDVTDLKKVVLGLLQGDIANEKNLLQQNQRLFGNLDMTAATDEAVNAPFRHEPAETKIAPVVITSNPAGKTTAPHKEDEYEFVGIEDVPHEIHQEEEDSLSLEKKEKEMIIKALAKNNHKRKYAAQDLGISERTLYRKIKQYGIDEE is encoded by the coding sequence ATGAACGATATACAAAGCATCAAACAACGCTTCGGCATCATCGGCAATTCGCCTGCGCTGAACCATGCCATTCAGGTGGCTACACAGGTAGCTGCTACCGACCTCACTGTGCTCATTACAGGTGAAAGCGGCAGCGGCAAGGAATCTTTTTCCAAGATTATCCACAACCTGAGTGCCCGCAAACACAATAATTTTATTGCCATCAACTGCGGTGCCATCCCCGAAGGAACAATAGATTCCGAACTGTTCGGGCATGAAAAAGGCTCTTTCACGGGCGCAACCGAAGCCCGCAAAGGCTATTTTGAAGTTACTGACGGCGGCACGATTTTCTTGGATGAAATCGGCGAAATGCCCCTTGGAACGCAGGCAAGGCTGTTGCGCGTGCTGGAAAACGGCGAATTTATCAAAGTGGGTTCGTCCAAAGTGCAGAAAACCAATGTGCGCGTGGTGGCCGCCACCAACGTGGACTTGCTCAAAGCCGCCGAACAGGGCAAATTCCGCTTGGATTTGTACTACCGCCTCAACACCGTTCCGATTTACATTCCGCCCCTGCGCGAGCGCGGCAACGATATTGAGTTGCTGTTCCGCAAGTTTGCCACCGACTTTGCCGAGCGCTACCGCGTCAAACCCGTAACGCTGGACGAAGGCGCGAAGCAATTGCTGTTGAACTATCCTTTCCCGGGCAACATACGGCAGTTGAAAAACATCGCCGAGCAAGTGTCACTTTTGGAAACCAACCGCGATATTAACGCCGCCACGCTTGCAAAATACCTGCCGCCCGTTAATAATGCGTCCAAACCTGCTTCTTTGCTGCCCGCCGTTACGGGCGACCAACGTGACGAGCAACTTTCCGAACGCGATTTGCTATACAAAGTCCTCTTTGATTTGCGCCGCGACGTTACCGACCTGAAAAAGGTAGTCTTGGGGCTGCTGCAAGGCGATATTGCCAACGAAAAAAACCTTTTGCAACAAAATCAACGGCTGTTCGGCAATTTAGACATGACCGCGGCAACCGATGAAGCCGTTAATGCGCCTTTCCGCCACGAACCCGCGGAAACCAAAATTGCACCGGTGGTAATTACGAGCAATCCTGCCGGCAAAACCACTGCCCCTCACAAAGAAGATGAGTATGAGTTTGTAGGCATTGAAGATGTGCCGCATGAAATACATCAGGAAGAAGAGGACAGTCTGTCGCTGGAAAAGAAGGAAAAGGAAATGATTATCAAGGCCTTGGCTAAAAATAATCACAAGCGCAAATATGCCGCGCAGGACTTGGGCATTTCCGAGCGCACGCTGTACCGCAAAATTAAACAGTACGGCATAGACGAAGAGTAA
- the lptE gene encoding LPS assembly lipoprotein LptE produces MKKNILIIPFLVALCLLSGCAKAPGFTFSGINLDPKIQTMQIELFYADVPAGPANLSLQFTESLREYFMRNTRLRLVNNNGDLRFSGTITGYEVTPVAPSAGSVQSGGVDFQQLAALQRLTIKVKVNYENTADESLNFDQEFTFFEDFPQNQNLSQVEQDLIRRIFDQIILDIFNKSVANW; encoded by the coding sequence ATGAAAAAAAACATCCTTATCATACCCTTTTTGGTAGCACTTTGCCTGTTGAGCGGCTGCGCCAAAGCACCGGGATTTACCTTTTCGGGCATCAACTTAGACCCGAAAATCCAGACCATGCAGATAGAACTGTTCTATGCCGACGTTCCCGCAGGGCCTGCTAACCTTTCGCTGCAATTTACCGAATCGCTGCGGGAGTATTTCATGCGCAACACACGCCTGCGATTGGTAAACAACAACGGCGACTTGCGGTTTAGCGGCACCATCACGGGATACGAGGTAACACCTGTTGCCCCTTCGGCAGGTTCGGTACAATCGGGCGGAGTTGATTTTCAGCAACTGGCAGCCCTGCAACGGCTGACCATTAAAGTAAAGGTCAATTATGAAAATACGGCCGATGAAAGCCTGAACTTTGACCAAGAGTTTACTTTTTTTGAAGATTTCCCTCAAAATCAGAACCTTTCTCAGGTAGAACAAGACCTCATCCGTCGCATTTTTGACCAAATCATATTGGATATTTTCAATAAATCGGTGGCCAATTGGTGA
- a CDS encoding tetratricopeptide repeat protein, protein MIDREQFTQLIRYSGEGIMPVSADMLAQLVKVYPYCATFHWRLAQATGKMAHISKAALYAPDRARLKQVIHKEFHTADEDLATLSIDFTAEEVNLFDKISVMHSPEILEQAIVVEPPDEQGSLRQETVASFFPTEQETVAHDEALPTASEWTAAESSHTEEPPVAEKFTWEPSAITPEPLEDALPELPDFDMDALIHDSEYEQLRKEVLGETAPPVAYEPTIYHDDDILPPLGDDEDASEDDLVLDVLDEIVSPVSTSTPASSFTPVQPLATEITDTPEHVLEPYTERLDAEKAYYQGEGMPQVWDETLLPDWQQLSDADEKALQQQQQEEAAWQTAWNKSATDNSEITVLGEPAENGDFVVSYAERHEAEAQWYAEQTKAFETSSEAHTAKNSPLENPTTTDEQPVTDDLSFFDSLAEESAPAITPSTETVPAMTNPNAWDIIEEFIKKEPTITVDRSKLESITEQEDLSSKSVQENDDNISEYLARIYVRQGKKEKAISIYERLALKYPEKSTYFATQIEELNRA, encoded by the coding sequence ATGATTGACAGAGAACAATTTACCCAATTGATACGCTATTCGGGAGAAGGTATCATGCCTGTTTCTGCCGATATGCTCGCACAATTAGTGAAGGTTTATCCCTATTGTGCAACTTTTCACTGGCGGCTGGCACAGGCCACCGGAAAAATGGCGCATATCAGCAAAGCGGCTTTGTATGCACCCGACCGTGCACGGCTCAAGCAAGTCATCCATAAAGAATTTCATACTGCAGATGAAGATTTGGCCACTTTATCCATAGACTTTACTGCCGAGGAGGTTAATCTGTTTGACAAAATCAGCGTGATGCATTCCCCTGAAATATTGGAACAGGCCATCGTTGTCGAGCCTCCCGATGAACAGGGCAGCCTCCGTCAGGAAACTGTTGCTTCTTTTTTTCCGACAGAACAGGAAACCGTTGCACATGACGAAGCCCTGCCAACCGCTTCGGAATGGACTGCGGCAGAAAGCAGCCATACGGAAGAGCCGCCTGTCGCCGAGAAATTTACATGGGAACCATCCGCCATAACTCCCGAGCCTTTGGAAGATGCGCTACCCGAGTTGCCGGATTTTGACATGGATGCGCTCATTCACGACAGTGAATATGAGCAATTGCGGAAAGAAGTACTGGGGGAAACAGCCCCGCCTGTTGCCTACGAGCCGACTATTTACCATGACGACGACATCCTCCCTCCTTTGGGCGATGATGAAGATGCATCGGAAGATGATTTGGTGCTGGATGTCTTAGATGAAATCGTAAGCCCTGTCAGCACATCAACGCCTGCATCTTCATTTACTCCTGTGCAGCCGCTTGCAACAGAGATAACCGATACACCGGAACACGTGCTGGAGCCTTACACCGAGCGTTTAGATGCAGAAAAAGCCTACTATCAAGGTGAAGGAATGCCGCAAGTGTGGGATGAAACCCTGCTGCCCGATTGGCAACAACTCAGCGATGCCGATGAAAAAGCCTTGCAGCAACAGCAACAAGAAGAAGCCGCTTGGCAAACCGCATGGAACAAATCAGCAACCGACAATAGCGAAATTACCGTTTTGGGTGAACCTGCGGAAAATGGCGATTTTGTGGTAAGCTATGCAGAACGGCACGAAGCCGAAGCCCAATGGTACGCCGAGCAAACAAAAGCCTTTGAAACAAGTTCGGAAGCGCATACTGCAAAAAATTCGCCGCTTGAAAACCCTACAACCACAGATGAGCAACCTGTTACCGACGATTTAAGTTTTTTTGACAGCCTTGCAGAAGAATCTGCTCCGGCAATAACCCCATCTACCGAAACCGTACCTGCTATGACAAACCCTAATGCTTGGGATATCATTGAAGAATTTATCAAAAAAGAACCGACCATTACCGTTGACCGCAGCAAATTGGAAAGCATAACCGAACAAGAAGACCTTTCCAGCAAAAGCGTTCAGGAAAACGATGACAATATTTCCGAATATTTAGCCCGAATTTATGTGCGGCAAGGTAAAAAAGAGAAGGCTATCAGCATTTATGAGCGCCTTGCTTTGAAATATCCGGAGAAAAGTACTTACTTTGCGACTCAAATTGAGGAGCTTAATCGCGCATAA
- the secG gene encoding preprotein translocase subunit SecG, with the protein MTQLIIVLILIIAVLLILAVMAQNSKGSGLAGNLGASAATQIMGAKRTTDFLERVTWVFAGTIMVLSLLANITFDRTAELNSPNMEAAKGKQKTVPVPPNTPAPGLVTPSTPAEEGAKTDSAK; encoded by the coding sequence ATGACACAGTTAATCATCGTTCTGATTCTGATTATAGCTGTACTGCTGATTTTGGCAGTAATGGCACAAAACTCCAAAGGCAGCGGCTTGGCCGGCAATCTGGGAGCATCTGCTGCTACCCAAATTATGGGAGCCAAGCGTACTACCGATTTTCTGGAGCGTGTTACATGGGTTTTTGCAGGTACTATCATGGTGCTTTCTCTGCTGGCTAACATAACATTTGACCGCACGGCAGAACTCAACAGCCCTAACATGGAGGCAGCAAAAGGCAAGCAAAAAACCGTTCCTGTTCCTCCCAATACGCCTGCGCCCGGTTTGGTAACACCTTCCACACCTGCCGAAGAGGGTGCTAAAACCGATTCCGCGAAGTAA
- a CDS encoding ligase-associated DNA damage response DEXH box helicase translates to MNPPLHPHIARWFAAKGWQIQPFQQACMDAFLAGRSGLLNAPTGSGKTYALWLPCLAEYLHQGGSTGADVKPPGRLQVLWITPLRALSKDLQQAMQRACDEMQIPWRVALRTGDTTSAERQKQRKNAPECMVTTPESLHLFFATKDHAAFFGDLKAVIIDEWHELMGTKRGVQTELAVAHLLRLQPKARVWGISATIGNLQEAAETLTFPLRKQQPDFEPCIIRANIKKAIEVISILPDTVEKFPWAGHLGINLLHKVLPIIEQSKTTLIFTNTRSQTEIWYQKLLEAAPELAGLIAMHHGSLDNEIRTWVEEALHAEKLKAVVCTSSLDLGVDFRPVDTVIQVGSPKGAGRFIQRAGRSGHRPGDVSRIYFLPTHSLELIEGCALRHAVCHEVVEPRPPLQNCYDVLVQYMVTLAVSDGFRPDDLWDEVTATHAFRQLSKEAWAWALSFITTGGAGLAQYDEFKKVEPDEQGVYKVRSRRIAMLHRLSIGTIVSDPVVRVQYVGGGFIGTVEESFISRLKEGDTFWFAGRSLAFVRLKDMVAQVRKSNKKTGQMPRWGGGRVPLSSSLSALLREKMQGWEQSREIEMQTIGPVLELQQRWSLVPRPDELLIEYLQTQEGYHLFVYPFEGRWVHEVLAAVIAYRLTVRQPITFSIAMNDYGFELLSDQPFDVEDALAEDLFSAENLQEDIRAGMNQTEMARRKFRDIGVIGGLIFQGYPGKNITFKHLQASSKLLFDVLEEYEPDNLLVQQAYNEVVNIQLDFKRLKEALQRIRHQKIVLKRPKNPTPFAFPILVDRLREQVSSESLEERIGRMTLRLEDIASGF, encoded by the coding sequence ATGAACCCGCCCCTGCATCCGCATATTGCCCGTTGGTTTGCTGCCAAAGGTTGGCAGATACAGCCTTTTCAGCAGGCTTGTATGGATGCATTTTTGGCAGGGCGCTCGGGTTTGCTCAATGCTCCGACGGGCAGCGGCAAAACCTATGCGCTGTGGTTGCCCTGCCTTGCCGAATATTTGCATCAAGGCGGCAGCACGGGGGCTGATGTCAAACCGCCCGGGCGTTTGCAAGTGTTGTGGATTACGCCGCTGCGGGCGCTTTCCAAAGACTTGCAACAGGCAATGCAGCGCGCTTGCGACGAAATGCAAATCCCTTGGCGGGTGGCGCTGCGCACAGGCGACACCACATCAGCCGAACGCCAAAAGCAGCGCAAAAACGCGCCCGAATGCATGGTTACTACGCCCGAAAGTCTGCACCTGTTTTTTGCAACCAAAGACCACGCGGCGTTTTTCGGCGACCTGAAAGCCGTTATCATTGACGAATGGCACGAACTGATGGGCACAAAGCGCGGCGTGCAAACGGAATTAGCCGTTGCCCACCTGTTACGGTTGCAACCCAAAGCCCGCGTATGGGGCATTTCGGCAACCATCGGCAACCTGCAAGAGGCTGCCGAAACGCTCACGTTTCCGTTGAGAAAGCAACAGCCTGATTTTGAGCCTTGTATCATTCGGGCAAATATCAAAAAAGCCATTGAAGTAATTTCCATCCTGCCCGATACAGTGGAAAAATTCCCTTGGGCGGGGCATCTGGGCATCAACCTGTTGCACAAGGTGCTGCCGATTATTGAGCAAAGCAAAACCACGTTGATATTTACCAACACGCGCAGCCAAACCGAAATTTGGTATCAAAAACTGCTGGAAGCCGCCCCCGAACTGGCGGGACTGATTGCCATGCACCACGGGTCGTTGGACAATGAAATCCGCACGTGGGTAGAGGAAGCCCTGCACGCCGAGAAGCTGAAAGCGGTTGTCTGTACGTCAAGTTTGGATTTGGGCGTAGATTTTCGCCCCGTGGATACCGTTATTCAGGTGGGTAGCCCCAAAGGCGCGGGCAGGTTCATCCAACGGGCAGGCAGAAGCGGACACCGCCCGGGCGATGTGAGCCGCATCTACTTCCTGCCGACTCATTCGCTGGAACTGATAGAAGGCTGCGCCCTGCGCCATGCCGTCTGCCATGAGGTAGTAGAGCCGCGCCCGCCGCTGCAAAATTGCTACGACGTGCTGGTGCAATACATGGTTACGCTGGCGGTTTCCGACGGCTTCCGCCCCGATGATTTATGGGATGAAGTTACCGCTACGCACGCTTTCCGCCAATTGAGCAAAGAAGCATGGGCATGGGCGCTATCGTTCATCACCACGGGCGGCGCGGGATTGGCGCAATACGATGAGTTCAAAAAAGTAGAACCCGATGAACAGGGCGTTTACAAAGTCCGCAGCCGTCGGATTGCCATGTTGCACCGCCTCAGCATCGGCACCATCGTCAGCGACCCGGTTGTCAGGGTGCAGTATGTCGGCGGCGGCTTCATCGGCACGGTGGAAGAGTCGTTCATTTCGCGGCTCAAAGAGGGCGATACGTTTTGGTTTGCGGGCAGAAGCCTTGCCTTTGTGCGCCTGAAAGACATGGTGGCGCAGGTGCGCAAAAGCAACAAAAAAACGGGACAAATGCCGCGCTGGGGTGGCGGGCGCGTGCCGCTTTCTTCCTCACTGTCAGCACTTCTGCGCGAAAAAATGCAGGGCTGGGAACAAAGCCGCGAAATAGAAATGCAAACCATCGGCCCCGTGCTGGAATTGCAACAGCGTTGGTCGCTTGTCCCGCGTCCTGATGAATTGCTCATTGAATACCTGCAAACACAGGAAGGCTACCACCTGTTTGTTTATCCGTTTGAAGGGCGTTGGGTGCATGAAGTGCTGGCGGCGGTAATTGCCTACCGCCTGACGGTGCGCCAACCGATTACTTTTTCCATTGCGATGAACGACTACGGCTTTGAACTGCTTTCCGACCAACCTTTTGACGTGGAAGATGCCTTGGCGGAAGATTTGTTCTCTGCCGAAAACCTGCAAGAAGATATCCGCGCGGGCATGAACCAAACCGAAATGGCACGGCGCAAATTCCGCGACATCGGGGTCATCGGCGGACTGATTTTTCAGGGCTACCCGGGTAAAAACATCACCTTCAAGCACTTACAGGCATCATCTAAGCTACTGTTCGACGTGCTGGAAGAATACGAACCCGACAACCTACTGGTGCAACAGGCATACAACGAAGTAGTGAATATACAGTTGGACTTCAAGCGGCTGAAAGAGGCGTTGCAACGAATCAGGCATCAAAAAATCGTATTGAAACGACCAAAAAATCCTACGCCTTTTGCTTTCCCTATTTTGGTGGACAGGCTTCGCGAGCAAGTATCATCTGAGAGTTTGGAAGAACGTATCGGCAGAATGACGCTGCGTTTGGAAGATATCGCTTCGGGTTTTTAG
- a CDS encoding S66 peptidase family protein: MFPPLLKPGDTIGLISPAGSLYEEAPYRQAVHLWQSLGFQVKHGRHWQAKWGYLAGTDEQRLADLHTMFADPEVKAVIAFRGGWGSARLLPHINFDLIAANPKIFMGYSDITTLLLAIYAQTGLITWHGAVARDLGDDFTLSRLQALLYQSSAPATTILHSRDMLQADNELMVLKEGVASGKLLGGNLTVLCSLIGSKYLPSWEGAILFLEDVGEATYRIDRLFCQLKLAGILDKIAGIVLGAFTHCPEGKGDYSRSLEDVFRDYIMPLGIPAFAGAQFGHIPQKVLLPVGADVLINAAQGNISLI, encoded by the coding sequence ATGTTTCCTCCACTTTTAAAGCCCGGTGATACCATCGGGCTTATTAGTCCTGCCGGTTCGCTATATGAAGAAGCCCCTTATCGGCAGGCCGTACACCTGTGGCAATCGCTTGGCTTTCAGGTGAAACATGGCAGGCACTGGCAGGCCAAATGGGGGTATTTGGCCGGTACGGATGAGCAACGTTTAGCCGATTTACACACCATGTTTGCCGACCCTGAAGTAAAAGCCGTTATTGCTTTTCGCGGAGGATGGGGTTCTGCTCGCCTGTTGCCACATATCAACTTTGACCTGATAGCCGCTAACCCCAAAATTTTTATGGGATACAGCGATATCACCACCTTGCTGCTTGCTATTTATGCGCAAACAGGGTTGATTACTTGGCACGGAGCCGTAGCCCGCGATTTAGGCGATGACTTTACTTTAAGCCGTTTGCAGGCATTGTTATACCAGTCATCTGCCCCAGCCACTACCATTTTACACAGCCGCGATATGCTGCAAGCCGATAATGAACTGATGGTACTAAAAGAAGGTGTTGCTTCCGGTAAACTTTTAGGGGGCAATCTCACAGTGCTGTGTTCCCTTATCGGCAGCAAATACTTGCCTTCTTGGGAGGGTGCTATTTTATTTTTGGAAGATGTCGGTGAAGCAACTTACCGCATTGACCGTCTTTTTTGCCAATTGAAACTGGCAGGAATTTTGGACAAGATTGCCGGAATTGTCTTGGGAGCTTTTACGCATTGTCCGGAGGGTAAAGGCGATTACAGCCGTTCGTTAGAGGATGTATTCCGCGACTATATTATGCCGTTGGGTATTCCTGCATTTGCCGGCGCACAATTTGGACATATTCCGCAAAAGGTGCTGCTACCGGTAGGTGCCGATGTGCTTATCAATGCTGCTCAGGGAAATATTTCCCTTATTTGA